A portion of the Oncorhynchus kisutch isolate 150728-3 unplaced genomic scaffold, Okis_V2 scaffold3072, whole genome shotgun sequence genome contains these proteins:
- the LOC109877335 gene encoding peroxisome proliferator-activated receptor gamma coactivator-related protein 1 isoform X1, translating into MATLLAIAERSHVRICKMAAQWRGKDELIITGNTEFLTANTFNEAVLGKGEVSDLEMDTHSCLDPSILAMFEDSAVAAETRSRLDEESESTLLTALTEILDSVDDETLSPFDTLPDTGLFSDQRLRDNSPLRRLLSLTRPPPDKEALFRSIKTPSSSSSPSSSVGKVETVIPDRPWKTRLTPRAQGSSTSTQRSDGEEEEEERGKVHIHSPPQGFNLTNQDSGELSLDRSEVRALNSVEKDHGYSSTVSLVDLVKLMHPYCLRVCLDEEGKNWVGTSRQEASSLGERSADQSVPLEGEVWRYTKPGSEESDEEIDVDGSDDECPSVGGMKDEKEGDGEQGSKGEEVKQLKSLLVKWDGPKEGQKTKNKKRVSFGPVLVTSYELPAADEPDLNVLPDLSELTSQIPIFDFNTKTRTISLTTTSPESSAASSKDNQHQVVTDLSERTEDKSSSEPPPQRGESKPRPALSLQQYRLLRQQRLPLVGKPENYTTKWPSLPETPTELPPIPYLQGPKYNMWGPTTTHPTHHYIGSKTGGDVSGFKPISKTRTKIVSPACPSKPGKGIGINGSRPVRSGTKTPPTSSALKPKHNSMEAKSANDVGVLKPIWTDTISPASPLPSPNLNSSSVAGLGQNRTSPEKSAVAVSSDPPNPVLVPLPGSRPSLAGFDRSRGTNQEKQEQEQSLPLSTTQESPAPKPKMVFCNRDPSLKSTSLLLEIQRRFSTKQPSRKLLHTQNTAETTKQGDQPRSLSPRKGIETVPEGSKFSPSAPVMASPSSSPSVHPPTHAVAPYPEMERAKRVALGNLPHVQLSTSPESNTCIPTPTCGTGIQATDLTSLLERFEETQAKEETESEPEGSPDRSPVRDEELSNTEGMRTLLGAYLLSTQDKLCLPAPTGFPELVNTLKPHRTPGPLRTPGPLRTPEPLRTPGPLRTPEPLRTPEPLRTPEPLRTPEPLRTPEPLRTPEPLRTPEPLRTPETLRTPGPLRTLERCDTQEPLSTQNVLSTQEQVPAQPRWKPLTPVAPQRKQPATPKPLPHKAIQIIDPRPLPPKKAHPLPPKPPVTPPEFQTPVSVSSDHDYCLSQDQPGSNTTMLCSKRQTILPDHQPIPNPSSVPGTQNSGKYLRQQQPVDSRSVPETQLPSDSAPPSTESSPSRTDAITAGETQEERTSPCIPSPPSPSPPARGRRSSRRYRTRSSCSDSSSRSPSSSSSSSSSSSSSRSRSRSPPRKRFCPRRSESSSSSSSSCSSSVSRSPVPCRYRLPYPQSWNRSRSTSKSWTQSGSRSRSRSPTTLAYSRAQRWRDCYSSNNIRDSRKRKRQQDMRNQKLKAIDERRVVYVGRIQRTMMHAELRERFSLFGEVEECTLHFRDRGDHYGFVTFYNMKDAFAAIENGYKLRRPDELPFDLCFGGRRQFCKSTYADLDCNREEEEPTPAKREEEELDFDTLLKQAQKGLKR; encoded by the exons ATGGCAACGCTCCTAGCTATAGCTGAACGAAGCCATGTGAGGATCTGTAAAATGGCGGCGCAGTGGCGTGGAAAAGATGAGCTTATAATCACCGGCAACACGGAATTTCTGACCGCAAACACATTCAATGAG GCTGTCCTGGGTAAAGGGGAAGTCAGTGATCTGGAAATGGACACTCATTCCTGCCTGGACCCTTCCATCCTGGCTATGTTTGAAGACTCCGCCGTAGCTGCAGAG ACTAGGAGCAGACTGGATGAGGAGAGTGAGTCCACGTTGTTGACAGCTCTAACAGAGATCCTGGACAGTGTTGACGATGAGACCCTGTCTCCCTTTGACACCCTGCCTGACACTGGGCTCTTCTCTGACCAGAGGCTACGGGACAACTCCCCG TTGAGGCGGCTTCTGAGTTTAACACGGCCTCCACCTGATAAAGAAGCACTCTTCCGTTCCATAAAGACCCCCTCTTCAtcttcatccccctcttcctctgttgGAAAG GTTGAGACGGTCATTCCAGACAGACCCTGGAAGACTAGGCTAACTCCCAGAGCCCAGGGCTCTTCCACATCCACACAGaggagcgatggagaggaggaggaggaggagcgcgGCAAGGTCCACATTCACAGCCCGCCTCAGGGCTTCAATCTGACCAATCAGGACTCGGGAGAACTCTCCCTCGACCGATCAGAAGTGAGAGCGCTGAACTCTGTAGAGAAGGACCATGGCTACTCCTCTACAGTGTCCCTGGTGGACCTGGTGAAACTCATGCACCCCTACTGCCTGAGGGTGTGCCTGGATGAGGAGGGGAAGAACTGGGTCGGCACATCCAGGCAGGAGGCCTCCTCCCTGGGGGAACGGAGCGCGGACCAGAGTGTACCCCTGGAGGGCGAGGTGTGGAGATATACGAAGCCTGGTTCGGAAGAGAGCGACGAGGAAATTGATGTGGACGGATCAGATGACGAGTGTCCCTCGGTAGGAGGAATGAAAgatgagaaagagggggatggagaacaGGGAAGTAAAGGTGAAGAAGTGAAGCAACTAAAAAGTCTACTTGTGAAGTGGGACGGGCCCAAAGAAGGCCAGAAGACCAAGAACAAAAAAAGAGTGAGCTTCGGACCTGTCCTGGTGACATCCTACGAGCTACCGGCAGCAGACGAACCTGACTTAAACGTGCTCCCGGACTTGAGCGAGCTCACCAGCCAAATCCCCATTTTTGACTTCAACACCAAAACAAGAACCATTTCCCTCACAACAACCTCTCCAGAGTCTTCAGCAGCATCTTCAAAGGACAACCAGCATCAGGTTGTAACTGACTTGTCTGAAAGGACTGAAGATAAGTCGTCATCGGAGCCTCCACCACAGCGAGGCGAGTCCAAGCCCAGACCGGCCCTCAGTCTCCAGCAGTACCGCCTGCTGCGCCAGCAAAGACTACCCCTGGTGGGGAAACCTGAGAATTACACCACCAAATGGCCCTCTCTACCTGAAACCCCCACAGAGTTGCCTCCTATACCCTATTTACAAGGACCTAAATATAACATGTGGGGACCAACGACCACACATCCTACACATCATTACATAGGAAGTAAAACAGGGGGTGATGTCAGTGGATTCAAGCCTATATCTAAGACTAGGACGAAGATTGTCTCTCCTGCTTGTCCCAGTAAACCTGGTAAAGGTATTGGCATCAATGGATCAAGGCCTGTAAGAAGTGGGACTAAGACTCCTCCTACCAGCTCAGCTTTAAAGCCCAAACACAACTCAATGGAAGCTAAATCTGCGAATGATGTTGGTGTATTAAAGCCTATTTGGACTGACACCATCTCTCCTGCTAGTCCCTTACCAAGTCCCAACCTGAACTCCAGCTCAGTGGCGGGTCTGGGCCAGAACAGGACTAGCCCAGAAAAGAGTGCTGTTGCGGTCAGTAGCGACCCCCCAAACCCTGTCCTGGTCCCACTACCAGGAAGCCGTCCATCTTTGGCTGGATTTGATAGGAGCCGTGGGACCAACCAGGAGAAGCAGGAGCAGGAACAATCTCTACCTCTTTCCACCACCCAGGAGTCTCCGGCTCCCAAGCCCAAAATGGTGTTCTGCAACCGGGATCCAAGCCTGAAGAGCACCAGTCTCCTCCTTGAGATCCAGCGGAGGTTCTCCACCAAACAACCATCGCGGAAATTACTTCACACCCAAAACACTGCAGAGACCACGAAACAAGGGGATCAGCCTCGCTCTCTCAGCCCAAGGAAAGGGATCGAGACGGTACCAGAAGGGTCCAAGTTTTCCCCAAGTGCACCAGTAATGGCAAGTCCATCGTCCAGCCCCTCagtccatccacccacccatgcTGTTGCTCCTTACCCAGAGATGGAGAGGGCAAAGCGGGTAGCCCTTGGTAACCTCCCCCATGTCCAactgtccacctctccagagAGTAACACCTGCATACCGACCCCCACCTGCGGCACAG GAATCCAAGCCACAGATCTGACCAGCCTTCTGGAGCGGTTTGAGGAAACACAAG CCAAAGAGGAGACTGAGAGTGAACCTGAAGGCAGTCCAGATAGGAGCCCTGTTAGAGATGAAGAGCTGAGCAACACTGAAG GGATGCGGACACTGCTGGGTGCCTATCTCCTCAGCACCCAAGATAAACTCTGTCTTCCAGCACCCACTGGCTTTCCAGAACTTGTCAACACACTCAAACCCCACAGAACTCCGGGACCCCTCAGAACTCCGGGACCCCTCAGAACTCCGGAGCCCCTCAGAACTCCGGGACCCCTCAGAACTCCGGAACCCCTCAGAACTCCGGAACCCCTCAGAACTCCGGAGCCCCTCAGAACTCCGGAGCCCCTCAGAACTCCGGAGCCCCTCAGAACTCCGGAGCCCCTCAGAACTCCGGAGCCCCTCAGAACTCCGGAGACCCTCAGAACTCCGGGACCCCTCAGAACTCTGGAACGTTGCGATACTCAGGAACCTCTCAGCACCCAGAATGTTCTCAGCACTCAGGAACAGGTCCCTGCACAGCCGCGCTGGAAACCTCTTACCCCTGTCGCACCTCAGAGGAAGCAACCGGCGACCCCCAAACCTCTCCCTCACAAGGCCATCCAAATCATCGACCCCCGTCCTCTACCACCCAAAAAGGCCCACCCTCTCCCCCCAAAGCCCCCTGTCACCCCCCCTGAGTTCCAGACACCAGTATCTGTCTCCTCGGACCACGACTACTGCCTATCTCAGGATCAACCAGGGAGTAATACTACTATGTTATGCAGCAAAAGACAAACCATACTCCCCGACCACCAACCAATTCCCAACCCCTCCTCAGTGCCCGGCACACAGAACTCTGGGAAATATTTGCGCCAGCAGCAGCCAGTGGACTCCAGGTCTGTTCCAGAGACACAACTTCCCTCAGACTCTGCTCCGCCATCTACAGAGAGCTCCCCCTCTAGGACGGACGCCATTACTGCAGGGGAGACACAGGAAGAGAGAACCAGCCCCTgcatcccctcccctccttcaccCAGTCCCCCTGCCAGAGGTAGGAGGTCGTCCCGGCGCTATCGGACAAGGTCTTCATGCTCGGACTCTAGCTCTAGGTCCCCTTCTTCATCGTCATCTTCCtcatcctcgtcctcctcctctcgaTCCAGGTCTCGCTCTCCACCCCGAAAGAG GTTCTGTCCCAGGCGTTCTGAAAgcagctcctcctcctcgtcctcttgCTCCAGCTCCGTCTCCCGTTCCCCAGTTCCCTGTCGGTACCGCCTCCCCTACCCACAGTCCTGGAACCGCTCTCGGTCCACATCAAAGTCCTGGACTCAGTCTGGTTCCAGATCTCGGTCCAGATCCCCCACCACACTGGCCTACAGCAGGGCCCAGAGGTGGAGGGACTGCTACAG ctccaaCAACATCAGGGACTCCAGGAAACGAAAGAGACAACAAGATATGAGGAATCAAAAACTAAAAGCCATA GACGAGCGCAGGGTGGTGTACGTGGGCCGCATCCAGAGGACCATGATGCACGCGGAGCTGAGAGAACGCTTCTCTCTGTTTGGAGAGGTGGAGGAATGCACCCTGCACTTTAGAGACAGGGG CGACCACTACGGCTTTGTGACGTTCTACAACATGAAAGATGCGTTCGCAGCCATCGAGAACGGTTACAAGCTGAGGAGACCTGACGAGCTGCCCTTTGACCTCTGCTTCGGGGGCAGGCGTCAGTTCTGCAAATCTACGTACGCCGACCTAG ATTGTAATCGGGAAGAGGAGGAACCCACTCCAGCGAAAAGGGAAGAGGAGGAGCTGGACTTTGACACTCTATTGAAGCAGGCACAGAAAGGCTTGAAGCGGTAG
- the LOC109877335 gene encoding peroxisome proliferator-activated receptor gamma coactivator-related protein 1 isoform X3, whose translation MDTHSCLDPSILAMFEDSAVAAETRSRLDEESESTLLTALTEILDSVDDETLSPFDTLPDTGLFSDQRLRDNSPLRRLLSLTRPPPDKEALFRSIKTPSSSSSPSSSVGKVETVIPDRPWKTRLTPRAQGSSTSTQRSDGEEEEEERGKVHIHSPPQGFNLTNQDSGELSLDRSEVRALNSVEKDHGYSSTVSLVDLVKLMHPYCLRVCLDEEGKNWVGTSRQEASSLGERSADQSVPLEGEVWRYTKPGSEESDEEIDVDGSDDECPSVGGMKDEKEGDGEQGSKGEEVKQLKSLLVKWDGPKEGQKTKNKKRVSFGPVLVTSYELPAADEPDLNVLPDLSELTSQIPIFDFNTKTRTISLTTTSPESSAASSKDNQHQVVTDLSERTEDKSSSEPPPQRGESKPRPALSLQQYRLLRQQRLPLVGKPENYTTKWPSLPETPTELPPIPYLQGPKYNMWGPTTTHPTHHYIGSKTGGDVSGFKPISKTRTKIVSPACPSKPGKGIGINGSRPVRSGTKTPPTSSALKPKHNSMEAKSANDVGVLKPIWTDTISPASPLPSPNLNSSSVAGLGQNRTSPEKSAVAVSSDPPNPVLVPLPGSRPSLAGFDRSRGTNQEKQEQEQSLPLSTTQESPAPKPKMVFCNRDPSLKSTSLLLEIQRRFSTKQPSRKLLHTQNTAETTKQGDQPRSLSPRKGIETVPEGSKFSPSAPVMASPSSSPSVHPPTHAVAPYPEMERAKRVALGNLPHVQLSTSPESNTCIPTPTCGTGIQATDLTSLLERFEETQAKEETESEPEGSPDRSPVRDEELSNTEGMRTLLGAYLLSTQDKLCLPAPTGFPELVNTLKPHRTPGPLRTPGPLRTPEPLRTPGPLRTPEPLRTPEPLRTPEPLRTPEPLRTPEPLRTPEPLRTPEPLRTPETLRTPGPLRTLERCDTQEPLSTQNVLSTQEQVPAQPRWKPLTPVAPQRKQPATPKPLPHKAIQIIDPRPLPPKKAHPLPPKPPVTPPEFQTPVSVSSDHDYCLSQDQPGSNTTMLCSKRQTILPDHQPIPNPSSVPGTQNSGKYLRQQQPVDSRSVPETQLPSDSAPPSTESSPSRTDAITAGETQEERTSPCIPSPPSPSPPARGRRSSRRYRTRSSCSDSSSRSPSSSSSSSSSSSSSRSRSRSPPRKRFCPRRSESSSSSSSSCSSSVSRSPVPCRYRLPYPQSWNRSRSTSKSWTQSGSRSRSRSPTTLAYSRAQRWRDCYSSNNIRDSRKRKRQQDMRNQKLKAIDERRVVYVGRIQRTMMHAELRERFSLFGEVEECTLHFRDRGDHYGFVTFYNMKDAFAAIENGYKLRRPDELPFDLCFGGRRQFCKSTYADLDCNREEEEPTPAKREEEELDFDTLLKQAQKGLKR comes from the exons ATGGACACTCATTCCTGCCTGGACCCTTCCATCCTGGCTATGTTTGAAGACTCCGCCGTAGCTGCAGAG ACTAGGAGCAGACTGGATGAGGAGAGTGAGTCCACGTTGTTGACAGCTCTAACAGAGATCCTGGACAGTGTTGACGATGAGACCCTGTCTCCCTTTGACACCCTGCCTGACACTGGGCTCTTCTCTGACCAGAGGCTACGGGACAACTCCCCG TTGAGGCGGCTTCTGAGTTTAACACGGCCTCCACCTGATAAAGAAGCACTCTTCCGTTCCATAAAGACCCCCTCTTCAtcttcatccccctcttcctctgttgGAAAG GTTGAGACGGTCATTCCAGACAGACCCTGGAAGACTAGGCTAACTCCCAGAGCCCAGGGCTCTTCCACATCCACACAGaggagcgatggagaggaggaggaggaggagcgcgGCAAGGTCCACATTCACAGCCCGCCTCAGGGCTTCAATCTGACCAATCAGGACTCGGGAGAACTCTCCCTCGACCGATCAGAAGTGAGAGCGCTGAACTCTGTAGAGAAGGACCATGGCTACTCCTCTACAGTGTCCCTGGTGGACCTGGTGAAACTCATGCACCCCTACTGCCTGAGGGTGTGCCTGGATGAGGAGGGGAAGAACTGGGTCGGCACATCCAGGCAGGAGGCCTCCTCCCTGGGGGAACGGAGCGCGGACCAGAGTGTACCCCTGGAGGGCGAGGTGTGGAGATATACGAAGCCTGGTTCGGAAGAGAGCGACGAGGAAATTGATGTGGACGGATCAGATGACGAGTGTCCCTCGGTAGGAGGAATGAAAgatgagaaagagggggatggagaacaGGGAAGTAAAGGTGAAGAAGTGAAGCAACTAAAAAGTCTACTTGTGAAGTGGGACGGGCCCAAAGAAGGCCAGAAGACCAAGAACAAAAAAAGAGTGAGCTTCGGACCTGTCCTGGTGACATCCTACGAGCTACCGGCAGCAGACGAACCTGACTTAAACGTGCTCCCGGACTTGAGCGAGCTCACCAGCCAAATCCCCATTTTTGACTTCAACACCAAAACAAGAACCATTTCCCTCACAACAACCTCTCCAGAGTCTTCAGCAGCATCTTCAAAGGACAACCAGCATCAGGTTGTAACTGACTTGTCTGAAAGGACTGAAGATAAGTCGTCATCGGAGCCTCCACCACAGCGAGGCGAGTCCAAGCCCAGACCGGCCCTCAGTCTCCAGCAGTACCGCCTGCTGCGCCAGCAAAGACTACCCCTGGTGGGGAAACCTGAGAATTACACCACCAAATGGCCCTCTCTACCTGAAACCCCCACAGAGTTGCCTCCTATACCCTATTTACAAGGACCTAAATATAACATGTGGGGACCAACGACCACACATCCTACACATCATTACATAGGAAGTAAAACAGGGGGTGATGTCAGTGGATTCAAGCCTATATCTAAGACTAGGACGAAGATTGTCTCTCCTGCTTGTCCCAGTAAACCTGGTAAAGGTATTGGCATCAATGGATCAAGGCCTGTAAGAAGTGGGACTAAGACTCCTCCTACCAGCTCAGCTTTAAAGCCCAAACACAACTCAATGGAAGCTAAATCTGCGAATGATGTTGGTGTATTAAAGCCTATTTGGACTGACACCATCTCTCCTGCTAGTCCCTTACCAAGTCCCAACCTGAACTCCAGCTCAGTGGCGGGTCTGGGCCAGAACAGGACTAGCCCAGAAAAGAGTGCTGTTGCGGTCAGTAGCGACCCCCCAAACCCTGTCCTGGTCCCACTACCAGGAAGCCGTCCATCTTTGGCTGGATTTGATAGGAGCCGTGGGACCAACCAGGAGAAGCAGGAGCAGGAACAATCTCTACCTCTTTCCACCACCCAGGAGTCTCCGGCTCCCAAGCCCAAAATGGTGTTCTGCAACCGGGATCCAAGCCTGAAGAGCACCAGTCTCCTCCTTGAGATCCAGCGGAGGTTCTCCACCAAACAACCATCGCGGAAATTACTTCACACCCAAAACACTGCAGAGACCACGAAACAAGGGGATCAGCCTCGCTCTCTCAGCCCAAGGAAAGGGATCGAGACGGTACCAGAAGGGTCCAAGTTTTCCCCAAGTGCACCAGTAATGGCAAGTCCATCGTCCAGCCCCTCagtccatccacccacccatgcTGTTGCTCCTTACCCAGAGATGGAGAGGGCAAAGCGGGTAGCCCTTGGTAACCTCCCCCATGTCCAactgtccacctctccagagAGTAACACCTGCATACCGACCCCCACCTGCGGCACAG GAATCCAAGCCACAGATCTGACCAGCCTTCTGGAGCGGTTTGAGGAAACACAAG CCAAAGAGGAGACTGAGAGTGAACCTGAAGGCAGTCCAGATAGGAGCCCTGTTAGAGATGAAGAGCTGAGCAACACTGAAG GGATGCGGACACTGCTGGGTGCCTATCTCCTCAGCACCCAAGATAAACTCTGTCTTCCAGCACCCACTGGCTTTCCAGAACTTGTCAACACACTCAAACCCCACAGAACTCCGGGACCCCTCAGAACTCCGGGACCCCTCAGAACTCCGGAGCCCCTCAGAACTCCGGGACCCCTCAGAACTCCGGAACCCCTCAGAACTCCGGAACCCCTCAGAACTCCGGAGCCCCTCAGAACTCCGGAGCCCCTCAGAACTCCGGAGCCCCTCAGAACTCCGGAGCCCCTCAGAACTCCGGAGCCCCTCAGAACTCCGGAGACCCTCAGAACTCCGGGACCCCTCAGAACTCTGGAACGTTGCGATACTCAGGAACCTCTCAGCACCCAGAATGTTCTCAGCACTCAGGAACAGGTCCCTGCACAGCCGCGCTGGAAACCTCTTACCCCTGTCGCACCTCAGAGGAAGCAACCGGCGACCCCCAAACCTCTCCCTCACAAGGCCATCCAAATCATCGACCCCCGTCCTCTACCACCCAAAAAGGCCCACCCTCTCCCCCCAAAGCCCCCTGTCACCCCCCCTGAGTTCCAGACACCAGTATCTGTCTCCTCGGACCACGACTACTGCCTATCTCAGGATCAACCAGGGAGTAATACTACTATGTTATGCAGCAAAAGACAAACCATACTCCCCGACCACCAACCAATTCCCAACCCCTCCTCAGTGCCCGGCACACAGAACTCTGGGAAATATTTGCGCCAGCAGCAGCCAGTGGACTCCAGGTCTGTTCCAGAGACACAACTTCCCTCAGACTCTGCTCCGCCATCTACAGAGAGCTCCCCCTCTAGGACGGACGCCATTACTGCAGGGGAGACACAGGAAGAGAGAACCAGCCCCTgcatcccctcccctccttcaccCAGTCCCCCTGCCAGAGGTAGGAGGTCGTCCCGGCGCTATCGGACAAGGTCTTCATGCTCGGACTCTAGCTCTAGGTCCCCTTCTTCATCGTCATCTTCCtcatcctcgtcctcctcctctcgaTCCAGGTCTCGCTCTCCACCCCGAAAGAG GTTCTGTCCCAGGCGTTCTGAAAgcagctcctcctcctcgtcctcttgCTCCAGCTCCGTCTCCCGTTCCCCAGTTCCCTGTCGGTACCGCCTCCCCTACCCACAGTCCTGGAACCGCTCTCGGTCCACATCAAAGTCCTGGACTCAGTCTGGTTCCAGATCTCGGTCCAGATCCCCCACCACACTGGCCTACAGCAGGGCCCAGAGGTGGAGGGACTGCTACAG ctccaaCAACATCAGGGACTCCAGGAAACGAAAGAGACAACAAGATATGAGGAATCAAAAACTAAAAGCCATA GACGAGCGCAGGGTGGTGTACGTGGGCCGCATCCAGAGGACCATGATGCACGCGGAGCTGAGAGAACGCTTCTCTCTGTTTGGAGAGGTGGAGGAATGCACCCTGCACTTTAGAGACAGGGG CGACCACTACGGCTTTGTGACGTTCTACAACATGAAAGATGCGTTCGCAGCCATCGAGAACGGTTACAAGCTGAGGAGACCTGACGAGCTGCCCTTTGACCTCTGCTTCGGGGGCAGGCGTCAGTTCTGCAAATCTACGTACGCCGACCTAG ATTGTAATCGGGAAGAGGAGGAACCCACTCCAGCGAAAAGGGAAGAGGAGGAGCTGGACTTTGACACTCTATTGAAGCAGGCACAGAAAGGCTTGAAGCGGTAG